One region of Armigeres subalbatus isolate Guangzhou_Male chromosome 3, GZ_Asu_2, whole genome shotgun sequence genomic DNA includes:
- the LOC134223137 gene encoding uncharacterized protein LOC134223137, with translation MALRNFIVRRGAPAVFYSDRGTNFVGAERELKQALATIDHDKLVQEFVNSNTSWHFNPPAAPHMGGSWERLVRSVKRTLSELKPSPRPTDEELRNALIEVEGILNARPLTHVPIDDTDAPALTPNHWLLGSSDGFKPWSLLDGNSIALRRGWHQSQAFANHFWQRWLREYLPEITRRSKWHEKTRPIQEGDIVLIADPALPRNCWPKGRVIGTVNRDGQVRRVTIQTARGVYERAAVHVAVLNVGHKKELAVSEAESANWGGVSPNPLGVSEATRQKSIDAPTRTRDDSERPKGGNGKSVSHGDETEINENED, from the coding sequence ATGGCGCTACGCAATTTTATTGTGCGCCGAGGAGCACCAGCAGTATTCTACAGCGACAGAGGAACCAACTTTGTTGGTGCAGAACGAGAATTGAAGCAGGCGCTGGCAACAATTGACCACGACAAACTAGTGCAAGAGTTTGTGAACTCTAATACGTCCTGGCACTTCAATCCACCGGCTGCTCCACATATGGGGGGTAGTTGGGAGCGGCTCGTTCGGTCCGTGAAACGGACGCTTTCGGAACTCAAACCATCACCGCGCCCAACTGATGAAGAGTTGAGAAACGCACTGATTGAGGTTGAGGGGATTCTCAATGCACGCCCGCTCACGCATGTCCCTATCGACGACACAGATGCTCCGGCTCTCACCCCGAACCACTGGCTGTTAGGAAGCTCCGATGGTTTCAAGCCATGGTCTCTACTGGACGGTAATTCCATCGCTCTACGACGTGGTTGGCATCAATCGCAAGCATTCGCCAACCACTTCTGGCAGAGATGGCTCCGGGAATACCTTCCGGAGATAACTAGGCGCAGCAAGTGGCACGAAAAAACCCGGCCAATCCAAGAAGGCGACATCGTACTCATCGCAGATCCGGCACTACCACGAAATTGCTGGCCGAAAGGGCGTGTCATCGGCACCGTGAATCGAGATGGCCAGGTGCGCAGAGTAACCATCCAGACCGCCAGGGGTGTGTATGAAAGGGCAGCTGTACACGTGGCGGTACTCAATGTCGGCCATAAGAAGGAGTTGGCTGTCTCAGAGGCGGAGTCAGCAAACTGGGGGGGAGTGTCACCGAATCCCCTCGGTGTCAGCGAAGCAACGCGTCAGAAGAGCATTGACGCGCCGACGCGTACGCGAGATGACAGCGAACGTCCGAAAGGAGGGAATGGCAAATCCGTCAGTCATGGTGACGAGACAGAAATTAATGAAAACGAAGACTAA